In the Castor canadensis chromosome 1, mCasCan1.hap1v2, whole genome shotgun sequence genome, gctctgtcATATGCTGGagcacattcttttggatatacacCTAGGAGTGGTTTTGCAAAATCCTACAGTAGTtgtatctttagctttttgaggggTTTCCGTATTTCTTTCCATAGTGgtggcactaatttacattcccacccatcTATATAGGAACATATATAATGTACCATACAGTAAACTGTTGGATATTAGGggaacatggtgatagagaatgagaaaataatggaggggaggggttaatttgataaaagtatgatatatatggACTTGAAGCGAAACCCCCTTCAATTATCAATAtagacttaattaaaaaaaatggagggcaggagggaaaaatagattTAAGGGGTGAGTACCTGTGGGAGGGGgggggcacaaggaaagggggaatgagggtgaatatggtgggtgtgTTTTacatccatatatgaaaacagaagattgaaacctgttgaaattgttctgagaaggGTAAAAGTTAGaataatggagagggtaaatccaTCTAAGATAAATTGTAATCATAATGTTACAGTGTATCCCACTGTACGACTattctatgctaataaaattatacaaaaaagaaatgtatttcttatcaTTGTAGAGGTTGGGAAGTCTAAGATGAAGCTAGTTGCTGATTCAGTTTCTAGTGAGGGTCCCACTTCTGGTTTGCAGAAAGATACCTTCTTGCagtgtcttcacatggcagagtGAGGGAGAGATTTCTCTCTCCTGTCTTATAAGGCCATTAGTGCCAGTCCAAAGGCTCCACCattatgacctaatcacctcccaaatttCCTACTTACCACACTGTCACACTGGGGATTAGGCTTCCACACATAAGGTTTtggaggacacaaacattcagtccatagcacaTCCCCAaaacatgctcatggattgaaaaCTTTAGCATCCTTAAGATGGCAGTACTCCCCAATTGTTCTTCAGATTCGGTGCAGTTCCTATCAGAATCTCAGCTGAGTTTTCTGTAGAAATTGGTGCAGTGATTCTATAAGGCATATGGCATTACATGGGACCCataaccaccccccccccaaaaaaaaaaacaattggaaAAGAAGAACGAAATTGAGGGATCTTATGTGGCTGAACAAGGAGCCATGAACTAAAAGCCTCTCTACTGAgtcttctcccacccacccccaaaaatGCTTATTACATGGTAGTGTTTGAGAGTACCAAGGGTCTCTCATGACTGACTTCTCTTATCACCACAGGTGGTCTGGAAGTAGAGATGGCTGGGAGGAGGCAGACGGTATCCCTCAATAAAAATATCACCATCATCTGCAAAGTGCCTGGAGCTCCAAACTTGGACATCAGGACTATGGGTATCAGATGGTTTTGGAAGAATCAGACATCTGATCTGGAGAAAGTGTTTGAGTTTATCGGAGATCACCAAGAGGCAATCCGACCTGGAGCCACTGTGTCTCTATGGAGGCTGAAGAGGGGTGATGCCTCACTACAGCTGCCTGCCATCCAGCTGAGGGAAGCGGGAGAATACCGATGCGTGGTGGTGGTCACCCCACAGAAGGCGGAGGGCAGGGTCTGGCTAGAAGTTATAGGTGAGTGCCTGAGGGCAGAGCCCGCAGCTCCCATGGAACTGGGACTTGGCTGTGGAGCTGTGGCTGGGCCGAGTGGAGCAGAGGGTTAGAGCGTGGTTCCAGGAGTGGGACAGATGTGGGCTGAAGTCCTGGGCTTCTATAAACAGTTGGACAACCTGGAGCAAGTTACTAGTCACTCTGGACTTCAATGTCCTTTCCTCAAATAAAGGTAAGATTGTCGACCTAAGAGAACTGTAGGGAATTCTATGGAGAATGGAGGTGAAAAGCTTAGTGTAGCACTCAGTCCAGTGTAAGTGCTCAGTAAGTCACAGCCGTGGTAATTATATACCTCTGTCATTGTGTGGACTGTCTGCACTGAAGAGGTATTTCTGAAAGGTAGCTGGGAAAGGAGAGATGTGTGAGCTGTGGCTTTTCACAGATCAGAATCCTATTCCAGTTTTGAAACTTCTAAACTGACTGACTGGGCCATTCATTTAGTATGTTTGGACCCAGATTTCTCATGGAGAAAATGAAGCGATAACTCATATCTTCCTCATGATGAGATAACGTGTGAAAACACCCAGCAAAGTGCTTGATGTGAGGCAGGTAGATTCCTACTAAGAATTACTATAGCCCAAAATGCACTTTTTGGGGGGATTGGGGGGACTCGATGTGTAGCCCAGGCTCATCTCATGATGCTCCTgcctagcctcccaagtgctgggattacagacatgtgccatgaGCTGCCCACCTCCAAACACCTCTCTGAGCATCTCTTTCCTCTATTATAAAGTGATCTGCTTGTTTTGAAATCAGTTTGGTGggtgtattagtttgctaggatTGCCATGACAAAATACCACACTGACTGGTGGCTTACATAACAGCTGGGGTTTTTTTCACACTACTGGAAGCTAAAGTCTGAGATCAATGTGTCAGCAGGGTTGGTGTCTTCTTGGAGGTCTGTCCTCTGGCCCACTcctctctgtgtcttctcatggtcTTTCGTCTGTGTCTGTGTCATAATTTcctcctcttataaggacaccagttatAATAAATTAGGCTCCACCTTAATGGCCTCTTTTTAACATCGTTACTTCTTTAAATAACCTATTTGCAAATATATTCACCTTTATAGATACTAGGAACTTTGGGAGGGGACACATGAAATTTAATGAGACACAGATCAGCTCTTAACAGAGGAGCAAGCATCTATGAACTCTGTGTAGCCCAGCATGGCCTAAAACTCATGATCTCCAGCCTCTTCCTctcaagtgttggaattacaggtgtatgccagcACACCCAGCACTGCACTGTATTTCTGGCATGTGAAAACACTCTGACTTGTGAATATACACATGAtaagaatgaaaatgctgagacaTCTGGCAGAGTGTGGTGCTTAGTGCTCTCACAGAGACAATGACACAAACCACACAGACTCCAGCAGCATTAATGAGGTGCTCACTTTCCCTCACTTAGTTCCCTAGCATGGAATGTTAAATTGGTGGCTCCCCAGctgggcctgcaccttgagctacaccactagcccttttttgtgatgggtctttttgaaatatggtcttgTGAATTagttgcctggggtggctttgaatGGCTagcctcctgaactctgcctccaaGGTGGTAGACTAtaagggtgagccactggcatctggcagagTCTCCATCTTTAAAGAGTAGACTTCTATGTTGTCTGTGGTCTAACTACAGTAACAGTGATGTAGAGGTGTGTAGGTATCACAGAATCCCATTAGTGTAAGGTGTGGGGGTAGAAAAGTGGAGTGGGTGTTGGAACCAACTCTATGACTTCTCTTCCCTGGCAGCTTCTCCAGACAGTAAATTGTTTTGGGAACAACCCACAGTGAacaataaggaagaaaaacatgCTGTGTGTAAGTCAAGTGGATTCTATCCACCAAACATCAGCATAAGGTGGAAGAAGTGGATCCAGAAGTCTGCCCAGTACCAAGAGATTTCTGAGAACATATTCACGGAGCGCCCTGTCAAGAATGAGGATGGCACCTTTAACATTACCAGCTATCTGAAGTTGAAGCTTCCTGTGGAAGACACGGGGGCCACCTACCAGTGTGTGATATGGCACAAATCCTGGCCCACCTCCCAGAAGCTCAACTTAACACTGCCCAGGGGGGGTGAGAATCTTCCTGCATGTTTTCAACTTGAGGGCTTGTGTATACCTTAATCTTTGGTTTTCATGAAGTGCAGGGCCTTTGCTAGGGGCTCATGGGGAAGGACAGGAAGTATGTGTGACGGGGACAAGCTGGGGTCTGGCCTGGGTCAGAATCAGCAGTCCAGGCTTGGGCCCTAGACCAGGGCAGATGGCCTGGTAGGTGCAGAGGGTGACAGTAGTAGTGAGGTGGAAAGAGGGCTACTTGTCAGTTCATGGAAGCTTCAGGATTCTGAATGGTCCTTGTAGCTTGCCTAAGTGACAAGCTTGCCAGCCACTAGAGGATTAGGGACAGGATCCTACCCATGTCCTCAGAGATAACGTGTGAAAACGCCCAGCAAAGTGCTTGATGTGAGGCAGGTAGGTTCCTTGTAAGAATTACTATAGCCCAAAATGCACTTTTTGGGGGGATTGGAGAGACTCGATGTGTAGCCCAGGCTCATCTCATGATGCTCCTgcctagcctcccaagtgctgggattacagacatgtgccatgaGCTGCCCACCTCCAAACACCTCTCTGAGCATCTCTTTCCTCTATTATAAAGTGATCTGCTTGTTTTGAAATCAGTTTGGTGggtgtattagtttgctaggatTGCCATGACAAAATGCCACACTGACTGGTGGCTTACGTAACAGCTGGGGTTTTTTTCACACTACTGGAAGCTAAAGTCTGAGATCAATGTGTCAGCAGGGTTGGTGTCTTCTTGGAGGTCTGTCCTCTGGCCCACTcctctctgtgtcttcttgtgGTCTTTCCTCTGTGTCTGTGTCATAATTTcctcctcttataaggacaccagttatAATAAATTAGGCTCCACCTTAATGGCCTCTTTTTAACATCGTTACTTCTTTAAATAACCTATTTGCAAATATATTCACCTTTATAGATACTAGGAACTTTGGGAGGGGACACATGAAATTTAATGAGACACAGATCAGCTCTTAACAGAGGAGCAAGCATCTATGAACTCTGTGTAGCCCAGCATGGCCTAAAACTCATGATCTCcggcctctacctcccaagtgttggaattacaggtgtatgccagcACACCCAGCACTGCACTGTATTTCTGGCATGTGAAAACACTCTGACTTGTGAATATACACATGAtaagaatgaaaatgctgagacaTCTGGCAGAGTGTGGTGCTTAGTGCTCTCACAGAGACAATGACACAAACCACACAGACTCCAGCAGCATTAATGAGGTGCTCACTTTCCCTCACTTAGTTCCCTAGCATGGAATGTTAAATTGGTGGCTCCCCAGctgggcctgcaccttgagctacaccactagcccttttttgtgatgggtctttttgaaatatggtcttgTGAATTagttgcctggggtggctttgaatGGCTagcctcctgaactctgcctccaaGGTGGTAGACTAtaagggtgagccactggcatctgg is a window encoding:
- the LOC109695038 gene encoding natural cytotoxicity triggering receptor 3 ligand 1-like isoform X3 translates to MAPWSALGMSWAMAMALARLLLALWLALAAAGGLEVEMAGRRQTVSLNKNITIICKVPGAPNLDIRTMGIRWFWKNQTSDLEKVFEFIGDHQEAIRPGATVSLWRLKRGDASLQLPAIQLREAGEYRCVVVVTPQKAEGRVWLEVIASPDSKLFWEQPTVNNKEEKHAVCKSSGFYPPNISIRWKKWIQKSAQYQEISENIFTERPVKNEDGTFNITSYLKLKLPVEDTGATYQCVIWHKSWPTSQKLNLTLPRGESEKTPYLLYLWILSIPVVGLILLPLYFVWKGRYRDRWTSGNETY
- the LOC109695038 gene encoding natural cytotoxicity triggering receptor 3 ligand 1-like isoform X1 codes for the protein MAPWSALGMSWAMAMALARLLLALWLALAAAGGLEVEMAGRRQTVSLNKNITIICKVPGAPNLDIRTMGIRWFWKNQTSDLEKVFEFIGDHQEAIRPGATVSLWRLKRGDASLQLPAIQLREAGEYRCVVVVTPQKAEGRVWLEVIASPDSKLFWEQPTVNNKEEKHAVCKSSGFYPPNISIRWKKWIQKSAQYQEISENIFTERPVKNEDGTFNITSYLKLKLPVEDTGATYQCVIWHKSWPTSQKLNLTLPRGASPDSKLFWEQPTVNNKEEKHAVCKSSGFYPPNISIRWKKWIQKSAQYQEISENIFTERPVKNEDGTFNITSYLKLKLPVEDTGATYQCVIWHKSWPTSQKLNLTLPRGESEKTPYLLYLWILSIPVVGLILLPLYFVWKGRYRDRWTSGNETY
- the LOC109695038 gene encoding natural cytotoxicity triggering receptor 3 ligand 1-like isoform X2, coding for MAGRRQTVSLNKNITIICKVPGAPNLDIRTMGIRWFWKNQTSDLEKVFEFIGDHQEAIRPGATVSLWRLKRGDASLQLPAIQLREAGEYRCVVVVTPQKAEGRVWLEVIASPDSKLFWEQPTVNNKEEKHAVCKSSGFYPPNISIRWKKWIQKSAQYQEISENIFTERPVKNEDGTFNITSYLKLKLPVEDTGATYQCVIWHKSWPTSQKLNLTLPRGASPDSKLFWEQPTVNNKEEKHAVCKSSGFYPPNISIRWKKWIQKSAQYQEISENIFTERPVKNEDGTFNITSYLKLKLPVEDTGATYQCVIWHKSWPTSQKLNLTLPRGESEKTPYLLYLWILSIPVVGLILLPLYFVWKGRYRDRWTSGNETY